The window TGCGGTGGCGATCGCGACGGCGAACACGGTCCTGATGATGGAACACGCCGTTTACTCGGTGATCTCGCCCGAGGGCTGTGCCTCCATCCTGTGGCGCGACGGCGAGCGGGCGCAGGACGCCGCCGAGGCGCTCAAGATCACGGCGCAGGATCTGGCCGAGCTGAAACTGATCGACGGCATCGTGCCGGAGCCGCTGGGCGGCGCGCACCGTGAGCCCGCTGCCGCGATTGTTGCCGTCGATGCGGCGATGTACGCCGCGTTGCAGGCGATGGACGGGATGGACGGTGCGGCGCTGCAGGCCCAGCGTCGCGAAAAGTTCATGAATCTGGGCAGTGCGGGTCTGGCCTGACCACGGTAGTCAGGCCAAGCGGGGCATGACCTCGCGCGCGAACAAGTCGAACGAGCCCGCGGCTTCCTCGAAACTCAAATCGCCATAGGCGAACCGACACACGAAATAGTTGAGCCCTGCCGCGCCGATCTGGCGCTCGATTTCGGACGCCACCATGTCCGGGGTACCGGCGATGATCGCGTCGCGGTCGCGGGCGGTCGCAAGCGTCGAGGCATAGGCCGGGTCCTCGACCCCGAACTTGCGCCAGAGGTTGATGAAATTCTCGTACCAGGCCGCGTAGGCACGCCCGGCGATTCTGTCCGCCTCGGCCTGGGTGTCGGCGATATAGACATGCCGCGCCACGCCGAGCTTCGCCGTGACCGGCCCGCCATGCTCACGGTCCCAGGTCTCGCGATACTGGTCTGTGGCACTGCGGGCGATCTCGCACGGTGAATTGCTGATCATGTTGATCTTCTGGGATGCGGGCCAGGCGGCACCATCGGGTGTGGCCACGCCGTACCACATGGGCGGGTGGGGCTTGCCGATCGGCGACCCGATCATCGGCACATCGTCATAGTTGAAATGTTCACCAGCGAAACTGAGCGTCTCCGACGTGAGGCCGCGCTTTACGATCTCGAACGCTTCCAGATAAATCGGGCCGGCGTTTTCCTTGTCGATCCCGAAATAGGCGACCTCGAAAGGCGAGATACCCCGGCCGACCCCGAATTCGAACCGCCCGTCGCTCAACTGGTCGAGCATGCAGATTTCCTCGATCAGGCGCAGCGGCTCATAAAGCGGCAGGCAATAGACCATCGGCCCGAAATGTATTTTCGTGGTGCGCTGGGCGACGGCCGACAGGAACACGCCGGGCGAGGGGGCGAGGCCGAGCGGCGTCGCGTGATGCTCGGCCAGGTGATACATCGCGATTCCGGCCTCGTCATAGGCGGCGATCAGGCGGAGGCGGTCTTCATAGATTGTATGGTCGGGCACGCCGGCCCGGCGGTCGAGGTGATCGAAGACACCGAATTCGACCATCGCGCGCGCCCTTTGCTAGGCGCTGCGACCGTGGCAGTGCTTGTACTTCTTGCCGGAGCCGCACGGGCACGCTGCGTTGCGCGGGACCTTGCCCCAGGTGGACGGGTCGTCCGGGTCGATCGTGGCCGCCGCGGCCCGGCTGCGGGCCGATGCGGCGCTGTTGCCCGAATTTTCCCGGCGCGGGGTGGCGTCGCCGAATTGTCCCACGCTCGCATGCTGGGCCTCGGTGTTCTGCGGCGACTGGGGTTCCGGCACCGCCTCGGGTGCGTTGACCTGAATCTCGATGTGGCTGAGCAGCTGGGTGACGCCCTCGCGAAGCCGCCCGAGCATGTCCTGGAACATATCGAACGCTTCACGCTTATACTCGTTCAGCGGGTTCTTCTGGCCGAACGCGCGCAGGCCGATGCCCTGACGCAGATGGTCGAGGCGCAGCAGATGGTCCTTCCAGTGCTGGTCGAGAATCTGCAGCAGCAGGTTTTTCTCGGCCATGCGCATAATCTCTTCGCCATAGTTGGCGACCTTGGCGGCCATGTGTTCGTCGGAGAGCTTCTCGAGCCGGTCGTGGATTTCCTCGTCGGCGATGCCTTCCTCGGCCGCCCATTCCTCGACCGGCGCGTCGATCCCGAAGATACGCAGCGTCTCCTCGTGGAGCAGGCTTGTATCCCATTGTTCCGCAAAGGCCTTCTCGGGGATCGTGCGCGCGATCAGGTCCTCGAGGGTCTCGGCCCGCATGGCCTTGATCGTGTCGGACACGTCGTCGGTCCGCATCAGGTCTTTGCGCTGCTCGTAGATGACCTTGCGCTGGTCATTCATGACATCGTCATACTGCAGCAGCTGTTTGCGGATCTCGAAGTTGCGGGCCTCGACCTTCTGCTGAGCCTTCTCGAGCGCCTTGTTGATCCAGGGGTGGACGATCGCCTCGCCCTCTTCGATGCCCAGCTTGGTCAGCATGCCGTCCATGCGTTCGGAGCCGAAAATGCGCATCAGGTCGTCCTGCAGGGACAGGAAGAAACGCGAGGTGCCCGGGTCGCCCTGGCGGCCCGACCGGCCGCGCAGCTGGTTGTCGATCCGGCGGCTTTCATGGCGTTCGGTGCCGATGACCATCAGGCCGCCCGCCGCGATGACCGCGTCGTGGAGTTTCTCGACCTCGGCGCGAATGGCGGCTTCCTTCTCGTCGCGCGCCGGTCCGTCTTCCATGTCGGCGAGCTCGGCCTCGAGGCGCATGTCCAGATTGCCGCCGAGCTGAATATCGGTGCCGCGGCCGGCCATGTTGGTCGCGATCGTGACCGCGCCCGGCACGCCCGCCTGACCGATGATCTGGGCCTCGCGCTCATGATGGCGCGCGTTGAGCACTTCATGGGCGATCTTGCGGGACGTCAGCGCCGCCGAGACTTCCTCCGACTTCTCGATCGAGACCGTGCCGACGAGCACCGGCTGGCCGCGCTTGTTGGCGTCCTCGATGAGTTCGTTGATGGCGTTGTATTTTTCCTCGAGGGTCCGATAGACCTCGTCATTCTGGTCGTCGCGCACCATCGGCCGGTGGGTCGGAATGTCGACCACTTCGAGCTTGTAGATTTCCGCGAATTCGGCGGATTCCGTCATCGCCGTGCCGGTCATGCCGCCGAGCTTGGGATAGAGTCGGAAGTAGTTCTGGAACGTGATTGAGGCGAGGGTCTGGTTCTCGTTCTGAACCTGGACACCTTCCTTGGCCTCGAGCGCCTGGTGCAGGCCGTCGGAAAAACGCCGGCCTTCCATCATGCGGCCGGTAAACTCGTCGATGATGACGATCCGGCCTTCATGGGCGATGTAGTCCCGGTCGCGCTGGAACAGCTTGTGGGCTCGCAGCGCCTGGTTCACGTGATGCAGGAGCGTGACGCTGGTGATGTCGTAGAGGCTGGCGCCTTCCTCGAGCTGGCCGTCTTTGATGAGAAGCGCCTCGACATGCTCGACGCCAACCTCGGTCAGGGTCGCGGCGCGGGCTTTTTCGTCGACCTCGAAATCTTCCTCGACCAGTTGCGGCATCAGCTTGTCGGCCTGGACATAGGCTTCGGAGGAATCCTCGACGGGACCCGAGATGATCAGCGGTGTGCGGGCCTCGTCGATCAGGATCGAGTCCACTTCGTCAACGATCGCGAAATTGAAATCGCGTTGCACCATCTCGTCGAGATGGAACTTCATGTTGTCGCGCAGATAGTCGAATCCGAACTCGTTATTCGTGCCGTAAGTCACGTCGGCGGCGTAGGCCGCGCGGCGTTCCGCGTCGGACAGGGAATTGACGATGCAGCCGGTGGTCAGGCCCAGGAACTCGTAAATCTGTCCCATCCAGCCGGAGTCACGCTGCGCCAGATAGTCGTTGACCGTGACCACATGGACGCCCTTGCCCTCGAGCGCATTCAGATAAACGGCCAGGGTGGCGACGAGAGTCTTGCCCTCACCGGTCTTCATTTCGGAGATCATGCCCTTGTGCAGGATCATCGCGCCGAGGAGCTGTACATCGAAATGGCGCTGACCCAGGGTGCGTTTCGCGGCCTCGCGGACCGTCGCGAAGGCCTCGACAAGGAGGTCGTCGACCTTCTCGCCGGTCTTGAGCCGCGCACGGAAGGCATCGGTGCGCGCGCGCAGGGCCGCGTCGTCGAGCGCCTCAAGTTCGGGCTCGAGGGCGTTGATCGCCTCGACATCCTTGTGAAGCCGCTTCAGATATCGGTCATTCGCCGTTCCGAAAGCCCGTGTGACCAGACTGAGGACCATACCTCTACCTCGAACCCGTTTGTGCTGACGTCTCCGGCAGGGCCTGCCGCGAGATGCCGCTGGTGCCGGGGGCTGGTTACCGCTCCCGGATAGATGGGGATTGTGGGCGCATTGTCTAGGGCGCGCCCGAACATGTGTCAATGTCGCTGCCGGCCGCGGGTCGGATCCGGCACCGGAGCATCACCGGATTGCCGTTTTCTCGCCCGAATTCTGATTCACATTGCCGTGTAGCGAAGGCCGCTGCGGCGGTGTGCATCTTGTGCCCCCTTCGCGAACACGGCAGTCTGGCCCGCATCATAAAATGGCCGGCCGGGCCCATGCCGTCCGGGCGGTCATCCACAGGAGAATTCAGATGTTTCGTACGTACGCCACGTTGTTCGTGCTCGTATTCCTGACCCTCGGCGTGGCGCCCGCCACGGCCCAGCAAGGTGCCGGTGACGCTGAAAGCGGCACCGCGAAAGCCGCCGATGTACCCGACGACCCGGTGGTCGCCCTCGTGGATGGGTTCGAGATTCGCCAGTCGGACGTGGCCGTCGCGTTTCAACGCCTTCCGGAACAGTTCCGCCAGGCACCGATCGGCCAGATTTTCACCCAGCTCGTGCAGCAGCTGGTGGATGGTGAACTGATCGTGCAGGCCGGCCGCGAGGTCGATCTCGAAAACGATCCGGAAGTGCAGGCCCAGATCGCCGAGTTCGCGCGGGTCGCGGTGCAGCAGACCTATATGAACCGCCTGATCACCGAAGGCCTCAATGAAGACGACCTTCGCGCGGCCTACGACGCCACGATCGCCAACACGGAGGGGCCGCTCGAGGTTCACGCGCAGCATATTCTGCTCGAGAGCGAAGAGGACGGCTACGACATCATCAAGGCGCTCGAAGGCGGGGCCGATTTCGGGGATCTCGCGCGGGAGCGTTCGCAAGGCCCGAGTGCGCCGCGTGGCGGGGATCTCGGCTACTTCACCCGCAGTGCGATGGTGGGGCCGTTTTCCAGCGCGGCCTTCGCGATTGAGCCAGGCGAAATCGGCCCGGACCCTGTCCAGACAGATTTCGGCTGGCATGTCATCAAGGTCCTCGACAAACGCCGCCAGCCCGCGCCCAGTTTCGAGGAATCGCTGCCCACGCTCGAACAGCAGTTGACGCGCGAGTTGATCGCCACGCATATGGCGGAATTACGAAGCAAAGCCGAGATCAAGATGTTCAATCTCGACGGCTCGCCGGTCGAGGGCACCCCACCAAAGTGACGCAAGACGTCGCGGTGACGCGCCCCGGCTGAGAATCACCGGGGGTTAATGCCATGGCCAAGTCTGCCAAGAAGTCTGTGAAAT is drawn from Alphaproteobacteria bacterium and contains these coding sequences:
- the secA gene encoding preprotein translocase subunit SecA, yielding MVLSLVTRAFGTANDRYLKRLHKDVEAINALEPELEALDDAALRARTDAFRARLKTGEKVDDLLVEAFATVREAAKRTLGQRHFDVQLLGAMILHKGMISEMKTGEGKTLVATLAVYLNALEGKGVHVVTVNDYLAQRDSGWMGQIYEFLGLTTGCIVNSLSDAERRAAYAADVTYGTNNEFGFDYLRDNMKFHLDEMVQRDFNFAIVDEVDSILIDEARTPLIISGPVEDSSEAYVQADKLMPQLVEEDFEVDEKARAATLTEVGVEHVEALLIKDGQLEEGASLYDITSVTLLHHVNQALRAHKLFQRDRDYIAHEGRIVIIDEFTGRMMEGRRFSDGLHQALEAKEGVQVQNENQTLASITFQNYFRLYPKLGGMTGTAMTESAEFAEIYKLEVVDIPTHRPMVRDDQNDEVYRTLEEKYNAINELIEDANKRGQPVLVGTVSIEKSEEVSAALTSRKIAHEVLNARHHEREAQIIGQAGVPGAVTIATNMAGRGTDIQLGGNLDMRLEAELADMEDGPARDEKEAAIRAEVEKLHDAVIAAGGLMVIGTERHESRRIDNQLRGRSGRQGDPGTSRFFLSLQDDLMRIFGSERMDGMLTKLGIEEGEAIVHPWINKALEKAQQKVEARNFEIRKQLLQYDDVMNDQRKVIYEQRKDLMRTDDVSDTIKAMRAETLEDLIARTIPEKAFAEQWDTSLLHEETLRIFGIDAPVEEWAAEEGIADEEIHDRLEKLSDEHMAAKVANYGEEIMRMAEKNLLLQILDQHWKDHLLRLDHLRQGIGLRAFGQKNPLNEYKREAFDMFQDMLGRLREGVTQLLSHIEIQVNAPEAVPEPQSPQNTEAQHASVGQFGDATPRRENSGNSAASARSRAAAATIDPDDPSTWGKVPRNAACPCGSGKKYKHCHGRSA
- a CDS encoding peptidylprolyl isomerase, with amino-acid sequence MFRTYATLFVLVFLTLGVAPATAQQGAGDAESGTAKAADVPDDPVVALVDGFEIRQSDVAVAFQRLPEQFRQAPIGQIFTQLVQQLVDGELIVQAGREVDLENDPEVQAQIAEFARVAVQQTYMNRLITEGLNEDDLRAAYDATIANTEGPLEVHAQHILLESEEDGYDIIKALEGGADFGDLARERSQGPSAPRGGDLGYFTRSAMVGPFSSAAFAIEPGEIGPDPVQTDFGWHVIKVLDKRRQPAPSFEESLPTLEQQLTRELIATHMAELRSKAEIKMFNLDGSPVEGTPPK
- a CDS encoding LLM class flavin-dependent oxidoreductase, giving the protein MVEFGVFDHLDRRAGVPDHTIYEDRLRLIAAYDEAGIAMYHLAEHHATPLGLAPSPGVFLSAVAQRTTKIHFGPMVYCLPLYEPLRLIEEICMLDQLSDGRFEFGVGRGISPFEVAYFGIDKENAGPIYLEAFEIVKRGLTSETLSFAGEHFNYDDVPMIGSPIGKPHPPMWYGVATPDGAAWPASQKINMISNSPCEIARSATDQYRETWDREHGGPVTAKLGVARHVYIADTQAEADRIAGRAYAAWYENFINLWRKFGVEDPAYASTLATARDRDAIIAGTPDMVASEIERQIGAAGLNYFVCRFAYGDLSFEEAAGSFDLFAREVMPRLA